The nucleotide sequence GCTTGCCGCTTACAGCCGATACAAACATGATTGGCGCATAGTCAAGGAACAAGAAATGTTCCCGTATTTTACGGGTCATGACGTTCATGGTTTTCTCGTCTTTTTCGACGGCATCCCATTTGTTCACGACTATGATGACCGCTTTGCCGGCTTCATGTGCGTAGCCCGCAATTTTTTTGTCTTGTTCCTGGATGCCTTCTTCTGCATTCAGGACAACTAAAACAACGTCGGAGCGTTCAATGGCACGTAGGGCACGCAGTACACTGTACTTTTCTGTAGTTTCATACACTTTCCCTTTTTTGCGCATGCCGGCTGTATCGATGATGACATATGGCTGCCCGTCGTACTCATATTGAGTATCAATGGCGTCGCGTGTCGTTCCGGCAACATCGCTGACGATCACGCGCTCTTCGCCTAAAAAGGCATTGACAAGCGATGATTTCCCGACGTTCGGACGGCCGATCAAAGAGAATTTAATGACGTCATCCGGATACTCATCCTCATCATCCTGCGGGAAGTTTTTCGCTACTTCATCCAGCAAATCCCCTAATCCAAGTCCATGTGAACCTGAAATTGGGAAAGGTTCGCCCATTCCCAGAGTATAAAAATCATAAATAAGATGGCGCATGTCCGGGTTGTCGACTTTGTTGACGGCTAAAATAACCGGTTTTTTTGTCCGGTATAATATTTTGGCCACTTGCTCGTCTTGCGCCGTAACTCCGTCACGTCCGTTGACCAGAAAGATGATCACGTCTGCTTCGTCCATGGCAATTTCCGCCTGCTGGCGAATTTGTTCCAAAAACGGCTCGTCTCTTAAATCGATGCCGCCTGTGTCGATGATATTGAATTCATGTGTTAGCCAATCTGCCGAACTATAGATGCGGTCCCGTGTTACTCCTGGAATATCTTCCACGATGGATACACGTTCCCCGACCACGCGATTAAAGATCGTGGACTTCCCAACGTTCGGCCGGCCAACGATTGCTACTACCGGTTTTGACATAATAATTTCATCCTTCCACTTCTAATATCCCTATTATACACGAAAAAGGTGATGGCATCTTGTAAATGTCCATCACCTTAAAAGGTGTAATATTCAGTTTTTCTTCCGGTTGGCATATATCGATGGCTCATAGCCCCGCATCGCCAAATAATGGTGAAGCTCCCCCGTGATGATCACCGGGCAATTTTCCAATTCCGCAATGGATTTCGCTCCCAGTGCAGTCATCATCATTTGTAGATCTTCGGTCAGCGACTCGATTTCAGAAACCAGCCGGCTTTCGCCATGCTCAACGGCCATTTTTAAAAATGAACCCGCCAGCCCTGCTGCATTGGCCCCCAGCATGAAAGCTTTGATCATATCCTGGGCACCTCGGATGCCGCCGGATGCCAATACGGTTTTTGGGAAAGCCTTTTTTGCTTCGATAATGGCCGCTGCTGTCGGAACTCCCCATTCTTGGAAATAAGAGAGTTTGCGCGCCCGCCGCTCATTTTCGATTGCCGCAAAATTGGTTCCGCCGTAGCCGCTGACATCAATCGCTGCAATTTGGGTCCCAGCCAGCTTTTCGGCCGCTTCCCTGGAAATGCCGAATCCCGTTTCTTTGACGATGACCGGAACAGAAAGGTTTTCAGCTATTTCGGCAATGCGTTCCATAGCCCCTTTAAAATCACGGTCACCTTCCGGCATTGTCAACTCCTGGATTACATTCAAATGAATCTGAAGCGCATTAGCTCCAATCATCTCCACGGCATCTTTTGCTTGCTGAACAGTTGCTTCGCTGCCTAGATTGCCCATGAGGAATCCATGAGGATTTTCTTTCCGGACAATTTCGTAGGAAGCCCGTTCATTTGCGTCTTTAATCGCTGCCATCTGAGAACCGACAGCCATGGCGATGCCTGTCTCTTTCGCAGCCCGCGCGAGCATTCCGTTCAATTTTTCGGTCTGGCTGCCACCGCCGCCTGTCATGGCATTAATAAAAACAGGTGATTCTAATTTCAAATCACCTGTCTCAGTATGAATGCTGATATCCTCTACTCCAAGGTTTGGCAATGCCTGGTGAATAATGCGTACATCATCAAACAAAGCTCCAGCACTTTGGCCTGTAGATAGTGCATATTGAATATGGTCCATCTTCCGTTCAGCTCTCGACATTTATTCGGACTTAAATCCTTTTAATTTGTCGCCGATTACATCACTGATAGAAAAGCCACTGGATTCTTCCGGCATTTCATAATTGGAATAATCTTGTTCTTTCTCTTTTTCCTGAAGTTCTTTAATGCTGAGTGACAGGCGTTTATCAGCTTTATTCACTTCCAGTACTTTTACTTGGACTTCTTGCCCTTCAGAAAGCACTTCATTTGGAGTTGCAATATGCTTGTGGGCAATCTGCGAAATGTGCACCAGTCCTTCTACCCCCGGAAGCACTTCAACGAATGCGCCGTAGCTGACAATCCGTTTCACTTTTCCATCATGAACCGATCCTTTTGGCGCTTTTTCTTCAATGGCATCCCAAGGCCCTGGAAGCGTGTCTTTGATCGACAAGGAAATACGTTCAGAATCCCGGTCTACTGAAAGAACCTTGACGGTTACTTCCTGCCCTTCTGTTACAACATCCGAAACTTTCTCGACATGTTCATGCGATAACTGGGAAATATGGACAAGCCCGTCCACTCCGCCAATATCCACAAACGCACCGAAAGATGCAATACGCTGCACTTTGCCTTTCAACACATCGCCTGCATGAATGGTGTCCATCACTTCTTCTTTTTGTGATTCTTTTTCCAATTCCACGACGGCGCGGTGGGAAAGAATTAAGCGGTTGTTCTCTTTTTCCATCTCCACGATTTTAAATGTCATAACTTTGCCTTTGTAATCTTCAAAGGATTCCACGAAATAATCTTCCACAAGTGAAGCAGGTACAAATCCGCGAACCCCAAGATCCACCACAAGTCCGCCTTTTACAACATCCTTCACTTCAGATTCAATGATTTCGCCAGACTCAAACTTTTTCTCCAACTCGTCCCATGCCTGTTCGGCATCGACTTTGCGTTTCGACAAAACAAAGTTTTCGTCTTCTACTTTGGTAATGACTAAATCTAGTTCATCACCGACCTGAACTGAATCTGATGCTTTCTCGATGTGTAGGCTCGACAACTCGCTGATCGGAATTACCCCATCAAAAGGCGCTCCTTCAATTGTTACAGTTACAGCTTTTTCTTCTATGTTCGTAACAATACCTTTTACGCGATCTCCTGTTTGGAAGTCGCGGTTTTCCATCTCGTTCATTTCCTCAGACATAAGTAGCCCTCCTTCACAAACTATCCACTTTCTATTTTATTCGAATTCTCTAATAAAAACAAAAAATATCACTTATTTTTGCTATATTCATCCAGAATTTCTTGAATGCTGCTCATAATGACTTCGGTCACTTCTTCGGCAGATGCTCTTCGTTCCCGGTAAGGGTCCATTAAAATCGGTTTGCCATAGACAACCCGCACTTTTCTAAACATCTTATAAGGCCCGATGATCGCGCAAGGCACAACATCCGCATTGCCCCGAAGCGCGAAAAATCCGGCTCCGCTCAACCCTTTTTTCAAGACGCCGTCTGTCGATCTTGTACCTTCCGGAAACAAGCCGACCACTTCTCCGCTTTTCAGCACTTTTAATGCCGTTCTTAAAGCTTCGCGGTCACTCATTCCCCGTTTAACAGGAAAGGCATTTACTTTCGGCAAAATTGGTCCAAGGACCGGAAGTTTAAACAGTTCTTCCTTTGCCATGAAATGGACCGTTCTCGGCGCAGTCATTCCGACGACAGGAGGATCCAGTGCATTAATATGGTTGGAACAAAGAAGAACTCCGCCTTCTTTTGGAAAATGCTCAGTGCCAAGCACTTCAAAACGATAAAGAGGATGCAACGCTGTTTTTACCAATGTTTTTCCAACTGCATATAAATTCACGTTAGCTCAACCTTTCTCCTGCAAGTCTTAAAATCTCCGCTGCCGCTTCCCGGATGGTCAATGAAGTCGTATCAAGGTAAATCGCATCATCCGCTTGGCGGAGAGGAGAAACTTCCCGTTCACTGTCCATTTGATCACGTTTTGCGATTTCCCCTTGGAGTTCTTCAAGAGGCGTATGGATATTGCGTTTTTTATTTTCTTCGAAGCGGCGGCGCGCCCGTTCTTCGACGCTGGCAGACATGAACACTTTCAATTCCGCTTTCGGCAGTACATCCGTGCCGATATCGCGGCCATCCATCACAACCCCGCGCCCTTCAGCGAGCTGCTGCTGCAGTTTCACCATTTGCAGGCGAACGGATTCGTGCGCAGCCATTTCAGAAACTGATCCTGTTACTTCCTGTGAACGGATCGCTTCTGTCACATTCTGTTGATCCAGGAAGACCAGCTGGCCATTTTCGGACGGCTGTAAATCGATGGCTGTCTTTGCCAGTAATTCTCCTGCCGCTTCATTGTCCGAAAGATCGATGCCTTCGTTTAACGCCTTTAAAGTAATGGCGCGGTACATCGCACCCGTATCGATATAAATATACCCCAATTGTTCTGCAACAATTTTCGCTATTGTACTTTTTCCGGCAGCCGCAGGGCCGTCCAGAGCGATTTGAATTGATTTCGTCAAAAAAGTCACCTCATCATATGTATTCATCATATTTTATCACAGAAAAGCGTAAGCGCCTATCAAGCTCTGACGGGCGTAAGACGATTTGGCGAATCGGCGTTTTTTCAGCCGCACAGCCGAAGCGGCTTACGACCCAAGGAGCTAGGCGCTGAAGCTGGACACTAGAAAAGCAGAGACGGACATGTAGATTCGACAGGCATAAGACAAACCGGCGGAGTGGCGTTCTTTGCCACACAGCCGGGATGGCTTATGACCCCGTAAATCTGGCCATTGCAGCTGGACAACTTAAAAATTACAGTCAAGGCTATTAAGCCCCATACCCTTTACCCAAAATTTAAACAAAAAAAAGCCTTGGGCTGCAAGACTTTTTAAAGGCAGAATTTAATATACATTATGGGTGCAAGGAGGAATTATTATGGTAATGGGTCAGTGAGAGTTGATGGGCTTGTTTCACTTTTCTTAAGGCAAACCACCACAAAAACAGCATAAACGGAATGACGCCATACGACAAATTCGTATTAATGTACAATATCGAATTGTAGATCAAGTGCAGCGACATAGAGCTGACAAACGCAAAAGCCAGCCAAATCGGTCCGTTCGTCCCTTTTGTAAATTTGGCTCTGCCTAAATAGTAGCCCATTACCACTCCGAACAGCGCATGGCTTGAAACCGGCAGAAATGCCCGGATAAACGCAGTTTCCAGCCCAAACTCCATTAAGTACAGCACATTTTCAACAGTGGCGAATCCGAGAGACACACTGGCGCCATATAAAATGCCATCATACGGGTCTTCGAAATCGACATGCCGGTAGACAGCGATAATCAGGACTAGCCATTTGAAAAATTCTTCTAAAACACTTGGAAATAACACTTTTTGGTTGAAGACCTGCTCAAAGACACCTTCAAACTCAAAAACATATTGAATAAACATAATCGGGAAAGTCAATACCGCGCCGTATATAAAAGATTGAAACAACAGCTTGGAAGGCTCAGCAGCAAATTGATCACGCAAATAAAAATAACTGAACAACGCCAGACTTGGAGCAATTGCAACTGTCAGTAGAATTATCATATGCCTGCTCCTTTGCTTAAGTCCTATTCCATCATCAACAAACAGGATGATCGCCGGCTCTCCAAATGGAAAATCAGCTGATCGTAAATTTCCGATGGAATTATGCGGCAATCAGCAAGGACAAATCCACCTAACCAATTGACGTTTCTCTTAATTATAGCACGGAACAATGGTAAATATTATCCATTTTTTAATTTAATTCGAGCGAATTTATTTATTGAATGTATTAATGTCCACTTCTTTTGCCAACGATAAAACAACAGCCAACTTGATGCGCGCTTTTTTGCTGTCATAATCGCTTCCAAGCAGGACGCCTTTCAACATCAAATCGTGGGCACTTCCCGGATAGCTATAGCTTGGATAGGATTTGCCTTCTTCTGCACTGGTGGTCAGGACGACCGTTATCCCTTTTTGGACAGCCCGCTCAATCGCTTCCACCATATGAGGCGAAACCTGTCCGCGGCCCGCGGCTTCCAAAATAATTCCCGCCGTTTCACCTTCGGCCAGCAGATCAATCATATGCCCATCCTGGCCGGAATAACACTTGATAATTTCCACTCTTGGCAGCCGGGCCCCTACTTGATGGACTTCATGGGAAATCGGTTTTTGGTAGACACTGACTACGTCATTATCAATAATCCCAAGATAGCCGTGGCCGAACGAGTCAAACCCCTGGAGATTGCTGGTATGTACTTTTTTAACGTATTTCGCTGTGTAAATCCGCTCATTAAAGACGACCACCGTGCCAACGCCTTTTAAATTCTCATCGACCGATACATAAATGGAGTTCCGCAGATTCGAGTAGACGTCTGTTCCAACTTCATCGGGTGATCTTTGCGATCCCGTCACCACAATTGTTCGGTCATCGCTGATTGTTAAATCCAGAAAATAAGCCGTCTCTTCCAAAGTATCCGTGCCATGGGTGACAACAATCCCATCCACCGTTTCATCAGCCAGTTCGGTTTGGATCGCTTCCCTAAGCTGGAGCATTTTATCGAAGCCGATATGCATGCTCGGCAATTGAAAAACATCAATCACCTTTACTTCTATTTCTTCCGGCAATTGGCACAATGCAGCCAGTTCCCGGCCTGAAATTGCGCCGGATTTCAACAACCCCTTGGATACTTCTTTGCTTGCAATAGTTCCTCCTGTGGTAATCAAAGACACTTTTTTATTCATAAACCAACACCCTTTCTCCACCCTATTTTACACCATCGCCTCTAGGAACCAATATATTTTTCCTTTTAAAAACAAGAAAAAGCGCACTTAGCGTACGCTTTCCTTGTCTGCAATTGCATCTGCTATTTGCTCACCGTGAAAACGACCGTTTTCAATGAAAATGGAGTTAGCATTGTTGCCGGCAGCGATCACTCCTGCAATATACAGATTCTCTGTCTCCGTTTCCATTGTTTCTTCATCAAAGATGGGGCAGCCCGTTTCGTCGTCGATGGCAATACCGATATTTCTCAAGAATTTATGATCCGGGTGATAGCCGATCATCGCAAAGACAAAATCATTCGGAATCGTTTCTTTCGTATCGTTGACGGTCAGCTCGACTTCCCGCTCGCCAATCTTGTCCACCATCGAATCGAATAGCATCGTGATTTCGCCATTACGGACTAAGCTGTCAAATTCGGGCAAAATCCAAGGCTTGATGCTTTTGGAATAACTTGTGCCATGATAGGACACGGTGACGCGGCTTCCGGCTTTATGCAATTCAAGTGCAGCATCCACTGCCGAGTTCTTGCCGCCGATCACTAAAACGTCCTGGTCAAAATAAGGATGGCCTTCCTTAAAATAGTGCATCACTTTCGGCAAATCTGCGCCTTCCACGTCAAGCTTGTTCGGATTGTCGTAATAACCGGTGGCCGCTATGACATATTTTGCGCGATAGGTGTTTTTAGTTGTGCGGATGGTGAAGTCCTGCTCTTTTTCTACTGCCAAAACAGTTTCAAACGGCCGGACCTCCAGCCCGCTTCGCTTCACCACTTCCCGGTAATACACCAAAGCCTGGTTGCGCTTTGCTTTCCGGTCTTCCGTTATAAACGGAATATCCCCGATCGACAGTTTTTCACTGGAGCTGAAAAACGTCTGATGGGTCGGATAATTGTATATCGCATTGACGATATTTCCTTTTTCGATAACAATCGGCCGAATGCCCACTTTTTGAAGGGCTATCGCTGCGGCTAGTCCACATGGCCCTCCGCCGATAATCAGTGCATCTACATTTTCCATTCTAAAACCTCTCCCACAATCAGAATCTCTCTTTAGCATAGAAGATTCTTTTTAGTGCTGACAATCAAAAACACTTGGGTATTTGAAAAGGAGCCCAGCTGCTATTAAGAATCTGACGATTTCGGCCGGATAGTGTAGATATGGTATTGCGCCTCTGCATCTAAACGGAGAGGCAGCTTGGTGGTCCCGTATCCGTTGCTGACGAGCTCGATTTTGCCGTTTGTTTCCCGAAAATGCCCTTTTTCTGTGATCCCAAAACGCCCGAGCCGTATCTGGCCGCCATGAGTATGGCCGGCAAGCAAAAAATCAGCCGGATAATTTTCTCTGACATATTTGAATATGGAAGGAGTATGCGATACAAATAGGACGGTGTCTTCCGGTTTAACCCCTGAAAAAGTTTTTGAAACTGCATCTTTTTCATAAATAAAGTAATCCAGGCCCGCCAGTTTCAAATGCGGATTGCCAAACAACGTCACCCATTCATTTTCCAAAACAGTCACTTTATATTTTTTAAAAAGTTGGCGCAGCGCTTCTTCCCCTACATGCCGGTCATGGTTGCCCCAGACAAAGTACAATGCGCCCAGTTCGCTGAGCACTTGTAAATTACGTTCAATGCGGCTTAGCGGCACGCCTTTCTCTGCCAGGTCGCCGCCAATGATGACCATGTCGACGGGATGAGCTGCCAAGTTCCCATATAATGTTCTTCTGTGAATATCCGAGATGAACATTAATCGGAACGGCTTGAACGGGTGTTTGGCTGGCAATTCCACTGTCTCGCTTTTTAAATTTTGCTGATAAGCATTGCGGAACATAAAAAGAAGCAACGCCAGCGCTGCCAGCATGCTTTTATAAATCCATTTCATCTGAAAAATCCTTTCAATTTAAATAAAGAGGCAAAGCAGAGCGCTGCTTGTGCCTCTTTATGTTTGTTTAGTCAATCAGTCTTCAGAGATATCCAATACGCGGAACCCTGATTTTTCAAGTTCTTTCACAAAACGTTCCACGTTGTCCTTTTTCTTGATTTTAAGGACGATTCGTCGTACCACTTTATCCGTTTCATCAAAAGTAACCAATGAAATTACTGCTTCCTTGAACTTTTCAATTATATCACCTAATCGGCCGATGCGGCCTTCCGACTCTACGGAAGTAAACGTAATGCGCACACCTTCTTTTTCCATTCCAAATGCACTTTGCAGCTGGTTCATCACGTCAAAACGCGTGACAATGCCGAGCAAATCGCCATTTTCGACAACAGCGATAATTGGAAAATCGTTCAATTCCACAATTGCTTTCTCAAAAACGTCATCGAGATGCAAATAGACGCCCTGGTTAACCATTACGTCGCCGACTTTAGTCGTACTGACAAACTCTTCTTTGCTTTTGCCGGAAAGGAAAAACGCACGATATACGTGATACCATGTGAAAATACCTTTGTATGTGGTGCCTTCCAACACCGGAAGCGCATCTATTGTGTGCTGTTCAAGCAAATCCAGTCCAATTTGGACCGAATCATCCATTTTAACCGTATGGCATTTTTCTCTTTTGACCATTACACTTTTTACAAACATCCAGTTCACCTCTGCCTTTTCTATGCGTTATCAATAATTACTTCGCCGTCACAATTATGTTTCCCTCTTTTATGGCAAAATTAACGTCCGGCCGACGGTTAATTCATTTGAGGATAATCCGTTCGCCTGCTTGATCTTCGCAACGCCTGCATTGGCTCCGGCAGCACCGTATGTATTTACGGCAATTCGGTAAAGTGTCTCGCCTGGCTGCACCACATGGGTTTTACCAGAAGCATTTTTCTTTTCCTCGGCTTCTTTTTCAGCTTTGGCTTTTGCTTCAGCCTCCGCTTTCGCCTTTTCTTCTGCTTCAGCTCTTGCTTTCGCCTCGGCTTCCGCTTGGGC is from Planococcus liqunii and encodes:
- a CDS encoding CBS domain-containing protein, whose amino-acid sequence is MFVKSVMVKREKCHTVKMDDSVQIGLDLLEQHTIDALPVLEGTTYKGIFTWYHVYRAFFLSGKSKEEFVSTTKVGDVMVNQGVYLHLDDVFEKAIVELNDFPIIAVVENGDLLGIVTRFDVMNQLQSAFGMEKEGVRITFTSVESEGRIGRLGDIIEKFKEAVISLVTFDETDKVVRRIVLKIKKKDNVERFVKELEKSGFRVLDISED
- a CDS encoding lysophospholipid acyltransferase family protein, which translates into the protein MNLYAVGKTLVKTALHPLYRFEVLGTEHFPKEGGVLLCSNHINALDPPVVGMTAPRTVHFMAKEELFKLPVLGPILPKVNAFPVKRGMSDREALRTALKVLKSGEVVGLFPEGTRSTDGVLKKGLSGAGFFALRGNADVVPCAIIGPYKMFRKVRVVYGKPILMDPYRERRASAEEVTEVIMSSIQEILDEYSKNK
- the fni gene encoding type 2 isopentenyl-diphosphate Delta-isomerase; translated protein: MDHIQYALSTGQSAGALFDDVRIIHQALPNLGVEDISIHTETGDLKLESPVFINAMTGGGGSQTEKLNGMLARAAKETGIAMAVGSQMAAIKDANERASYEIVRKENPHGFLMGNLGSEATVQQAKDAVEMIGANALQIHLNVIQELTMPEGDRDFKGAMERIAEIAENLSVPVIVKETGFGISREAAEKLAGTQIAAIDVSGYGGTNFAAIENERRARKLSYFQEWGVPTAAAIIEAKKAFPKTVLASGGIRGAQDMIKAFMLGANAAGLAGSFLKMAVEHGESRLVSEIESLTEDLQMMMTALGAKSIAELENCPVIITGELHHYLAMRGYEPSIYANRKKN
- the rpsA gene encoding 30S ribosomal protein S1, coding for MSEEMNEMENRDFQTGDRVKGIVTNIEEKAVTVTIEGAPFDGVIPISELSSLHIEKASDSVQVGDELDLVITKVEDENFVLSKRKVDAEQAWDELEKKFESGEIIESEVKDVVKGGLVVDLGVRGFVPASLVEDYFVESFEDYKGKVMTFKIVEMEKENNRLILSHRAVVELEKESQKEEVMDTIHAGDVLKGKVQRIASFGAFVDIGGVDGLVHISQLSHEHVEKVSDVVTEGQEVTVKVLSVDRDSERISLSIKDTLPGPWDAIEEKAPKGSVHDGKVKRIVSYGAFVEVLPGVEGLVHISQIAHKHIATPNEVLSEGQEVQVKVLEVNKADKRLSLSIKELQEKEKEQDYSNYEMPEESSGFSISDVIGDKLKGFKSE
- a CDS encoding asparaginase, which produces MNKKVSLITTGGTIASKEVSKGLLKSGAISGRELAALCQLPEEIEVKVIDVFQLPSMHIGFDKMLQLREAIQTELADETVDGIVVTHGTDTLEETAYFLDLTISDDRTIVVTGSQRSPDEVGTDVYSNLRNSIYVSVDENLKGVGTVVVFNERIYTAKYVKKVHTSNLQGFDSFGHGYLGIIDNDVVSVYQKPISHEVHQVGARLPRVEIIKCYSGQDGHMIDLLAEGETAGIILEAAGRGQVSPHMVEAIERAVQKGITVVLTTSAEEGKSYPSYSYPGSAHDLMLKGVLLGSDYDSKKARIKLAVVLSLAKEVDINTFNK
- a CDS encoding YpdA family putative bacillithiol disulfide reductase gives rise to the protein MENVDALIIGGGPCGLAAAIALQKVGIRPIVIEKGNIVNAIYNYPTHQTFFSSSEKLSIGDIPFITEDRKAKRNQALVYYREVVKRSGLEVRPFETVLAVEKEQDFTIRTTKNTYRAKYVIAATGYYDNPNKLDVEGADLPKVMHYFKEGHPYFDQDVLVIGGKNSAVDAALELHKAGSRVTVSYHGTSYSKSIKPWILPEFDSLVRNGEITMLFDSMVDKIGEREVELTVNDTKETIPNDFVFAMIGYHPDHKFLRNIGIAIDDETGCPIFDEETMETETENLYIAGVIAAGNNANSIFIENGRFHGEQIADAIADKESVR
- the cmk gene encoding (d)CMP kinase, which encodes MTKSIQIALDGPAAAGKSTIAKIVAEQLGYIYIDTGAMYRAITLKALNEGIDLSDNEAAGELLAKTAIDLQPSENGQLVFLDQQNVTEAIRSQEVTGSVSEMAAHESVRLQMVKLQQQLAEGRGVVMDGRDIGTDVLPKAELKVFMSASVEERARRRFEENKKRNIHTPLEELQGEIAKRDQMDSEREVSPLRQADDAIYLDTTSLTIREAAAEILRLAGERLS
- the der gene encoding ribosome biogenesis GTPase Der, which codes for MSKPVVAIVGRPNVGKSTIFNRVVGERVSIVEDIPGVTRDRIYSSADWLTHEFNIIDTGGIDLRDEPFLEQIRQQAEIAMDEADVIIFLVNGRDGVTAQDEQVAKILYRTKKPVILAVNKVDNPDMRHLIYDFYTLGMGEPFPISGSHGLGLGDLLDEVAKNFPQDDEDEYPDDVIKFSLIGRPNVGKSSLVNAFLGEERVIVSDVAGTTRDAIDTQYEYDGQPYVIIDTAGMRKKGKVYETTEKYSVLRALRAIERSDVVLVVLNAEEGIQEQDKKIAGYAHEAGKAVIIVVNKWDAVEKDEKTMNVMTRKIREHFLFLDYAPIMFVSAVSGKRVHNILDIVNRVNDNHSRRIQSSILNEVLEDAVAMNPAPTDKGRRLRVYYATQVAIQPPTFVVFVNEPELMHFSYERFLQNRIRESFDFEGTPLRLITRART
- a CDS encoding metallophosphoesterase translates to MKWIYKSMLAALALLLFMFRNAYQQNLKSETVELPAKHPFKPFRLMFISDIHRRTLYGNLAAHPVDMVIIGGDLAEKGVPLSRIERNLQVLSELGALYFVWGNHDRHVGEEALRQLFKKYKVTVLENEWVTLFGNPHLKLAGLDYFIYEKDAVSKTFSGVKPEDTVLFVSHTPSIFKYVRENYPADFLLAGHTHGGQIRLGRFGITEKGHFRETNGKIELVSNGYGTTKLPLRLDAEAQYHIYTIRPKSSDS
- the prsW gene encoding glutamic-type intramembrane protease PrsW, which codes for MIILLTVAIAPSLALFSYFYLRDQFAAEPSKLLFQSFIYGAVLTFPIMFIQYVFEFEGVFEQVFNQKVLFPSVLEEFFKWLVLIIAVYRHVDFEDPYDGILYGASVSLGFATVENVLYLMEFGLETAFIRAFLPVSSHALFGVVMGYYLGRAKFTKGTNGPIWLAFAFVSSMSLHLIYNSILYINTNLSYGVIPFMLFLWWFALRKVKQAHQLSLTHYHNNSSLHP